TAACATTCCATGACTTACCGGGACTAACGTTCTCCTCATAGCCCATCTCTAAGTAACTATCAGCGTATACTATATTTCCTTCACTTTTATGATTAAAAGAATCTATGATAGGTCCACTCCCAAATACCAACATTCCAGAGACTAAAACTGAAACCCCTACTACTTTCAATCCATTTGCCCATTTCATTTATCTACCCACTCCTTATAAAATTACATTTAAGTCCACACTAGAAAGAGACCACCAAGCATATAGGTGATCTCATCATTTATTTAATTCAGCAGATCAAAGAAGTTCACTTTATATTGAAGACTAGTTTCATTACCGTTACGATCTTTCAAACCTTCAACCGTTACTTCGTATACTCCGTTATATAGGTTGATTTGATCTGGATCAGGTCTGAATACAATACAATATGGGATGCCATACCATTGATTATTTATATTAAAATACTCGCCCAGTACATCACGTCCATCGGTGTTCATTGGCGTATCTTGAGTATTTAATTTATGAGTCTTACCATCAGCTAAGCTTTTAATTTCAACATTTACTTCAGTCAGCTCAGGAATTTGATAGAGATAAGGGTTTAACGATACAGACCATGGGGTGTCACTAGGAAAGAACTCCGCAGGAAAATAACGGTTTACTCCCGGCCATCCAATGTAATCATAATCTACTTCTTCCTCCCGACTTTTATCAAAGACCTGCATGGTTGAAAAAGTATAGTTATAGTAATTGCCCAATTTCTTATTTAAAGCGTAGCCAAAACCTACATCTTTAAGCTGGGGATTTAGGATCCAACGTCGATGGCCAACTCGGTCAATGTTAGAACGGCTCTCATCCATCATATAACTATATACCGAACTAGCTATTGTCCCTTTTTGAACAGCGCCATCTATTTCATAACTTGATGTGAAATCTTCTTTCGTATATTGCTGGCTTAGATTACTACTGGAGGTTGATTTATAGCCGATCTCATAAAAATCTTTATCCATGTCTGTCGGCTTTGTTGGATGATGATTCAAATACCCATTTGCAGCCGTAACTACAGCACCATACTGACCTTGCTCATTTAAAGAAGAATTAAGTTCTATGTCATCAGGTAATCCGGATAGGTATCTAACAAAATTTGTCATGTTAACGCCATCTTGAAGAAATCCTTGTTTTAACTCACCTGTGGTATAAGGAGCACGAATAGAAGGATCCTTCACGAATGGATTCCCTTCATATGTAGGTTTATATAAGTCCCACTTAGTCATAACTTCTTTCTTGGTATTTACTAGACTAGGGTCATGAGCTCCTAAAATGGTAAACTTCATTCTCACTTCATTATTTAATTGCTTGTTATCTACTGACTTAACTTCTCTCCCAATAATTAATGTATAGGTTTCCCCATTTACGTATCCAGCAATTGGAGGTTCGACTTTTATGCTTTTCTTAGTAGAGTTCACAGAAACATGAACGTCCATATCTTCACCATCTGCATTCTTTACCACCACATGATTAGTGGAGGATTGAAGAAGTTTGGTATTAAATTCTACCGTCCATTCTTTGTAGGGATTAACCTCTGATACTGAATCAAACTCTTTAAAGCTGCTTGCTGCATAACTCCTCTCTGCTGAAAGAAAGATTGTGACCATTACAATAATACTGAGTAAAATACCATACTTGCTAAACGCCCTCATTTTAAACCACCTTTTTGGAATCGATTCACATAGTTATTTCGACTCATTAGGTCGTTTTTCCTCTTTTTGGAACAAAATTTTCGGGGTTGGGGGACAGGTTCCTCGTCCCGCGGGCCCAGGGGTCTGGTACCCTGTCCTGCTCTCTCTGACGTTTTAGTAGAGTTATAGCATTAAAAAGTAACAGAAAGCATCCATCAGTGACTTTTCATCTAGAGTTAAGCTCTAAAAGGTCATAGAGGAAGTTGATCTGTTACCTTTTTAGCGTTGCAACTACCCAAAAGGTAATAGATTCACTCAATCTATTACCTTTCAATGCGCTTCTATCGTCGTAAGGTCACAGAACGCCCTAGCCCCTACTCAAGCGGTCTCCATTTTCAAGAGAAGAGATTTATTTTATACTGTAGGAAAGTAATGGGTCCAACAGATACAAAGGGAAAGGGAGTTCAAACTTATGACAAAGAAAGAAATAGAAGACCAAATCGCCGCAGTAAAATCCGATTACGTTCGTCTTCAAGGCGATTTAGAAAAGATGGAATCGATCGGTGGAAGAACGGAAAATGTTGAGAAGCAACTGGTAAGGTTAGAAGAAGAACTGGCGAGCTTAAACGACCAGCTTGCCAAGGTATAAAGAGACATGGAAGCTATTGATCAAACGTTTGATCAATAAAAAGCAGAAGTCCTTAGGTGGACTTCTGCTTTTTTAGGTTCGAACCTGAGGAACTGGTTACTTAATATTGATAAGACTGCCCGCCATCAATCGGGATGACAGCTGCGTTGATAAACTGTGCTTCATCTGAGAGTAAGAAGGATACTAGATTCCCTACCTCTTCCGGCTTTCCAAAGCGCTTCATAGGATTGGATTTAACAAATTCCTCTCCTGCTTCTTCCCATTGATCACCGCCGAGTTGTTTAAGAGAACCTTCTACCATTGGTGTCATGATCGCACCTGGTGCAATGGCTTTAATGCTTACACCATATTGACCATACTCCACTCCAGAATTTCGGGTGAGTCCAACTACGCCATGTTTACTTGCAGCATATCCAGACTGGTTTCCAACTCCACGAATTCCACCAACTGAGGCTGTATTTACAATAGAGCCAGAGCCTTGTTCTTTCATGACCTCAAGAACATATTTCATTCCATAAAAGACTCCATTTAAGTTGATGCCGACGACTTTATGAAATTCGTCTGATCCATAATCTTCAGTAAGATTCTGTTTCCCTTCAATGCCAGCATTATTAAAGAACCCGTCAATTCGACCAAAGTGTTCCTTCGTTTTATGGACATAGTTCTTAACAGCCTCTTCATCCGAAACATCCGCGGTAATGAGAAGAATCTCTGTTTCAGCCACTTCCTGCACACGCTTCTTGACCTTCTCGAGAGACTCCCCATTCACATCTACTAATGATAGTTTAGCCCCTTCTCTCGCAACCTGGATCGCTGTCGCTTCTCCGAGACCTGATCCTGCACCCGTGATGAGAACAACTTTTTCCCTTAACTTTAGCATCGAGCATCTTCCTTTCTTTGGAGGGTATCGTAATCTAGGACTATATTCCCCTGACGTTCCCTCTCAAAACGCTCACATGCAAGTGGACCAGAGGGACAGGTTCATTGTCCCACGGGACGAGGAACCTGTCCCCCTGGTCCCTGGAAATCTATCAAAAAACCAGCACACTAACCACTCCGATAATAACGCCCCACACCGGAAGACTAAGGGCCATCGCCCACATGAAACCCTTAAAGAAATTCTCTTCTTCATGCATTCGAACCCACTCCTCTCAATCTTTTACTATTAGCTTGGTCAAAAGGAGAGAGGGGTAAACTCGTTCACAATCCAATCTTCGGACGCAAAAAGGGTACTCAAACGTTTCGTTCGAGTACCCTTCTTCTTTATTCCAAACACTACTTAATTGTCTCAATCTTATAAATGAAGTAATAATGCTTATACAAAGCAAGCGCCACAATCAAGATCTGAACCAGCAAAATATCTACAAAAAAGAGCGAAGCTACGATAAACGTATCCGCAATAATGTTAATCCGAATCTTCTCTTTTTTCTTCATACCCTTCTTCTGAAGAAAAGCTAAGACATACTTCTGATAGACCGTTGTGTTTTTAAACCAGTTTTCCACCCGCTTAGAACTTTTCGAGAAACAAAATGCCGCAAATAAATAAAAAGGGCCGCCCGGCAGTACAGGCAGAATTGTCCCCGCAATGCCAATGCCGAGTGAGAGTATGCCTAATAAGGCAAACAGGAGATTTTTGAGCTTTTTCATGATTATCACCTTTTATTTCATCCAACTATATGGTGTATCTTTCAATTTGTATTCATTAACCCATATAAATTGTACGATAAATGAGCTCGGTTGTAATGAAATTAGATCGGGACAGGAGGGACAGGTTCATTGTCCCGCGGGACGAGGAACCTGTCCCCTCTTCCCATTATTTATTATTCCGCGCCTCAGCACGCTTTCGATCTAGATAATCAGAAAGAGCCTTCCGTACTTCCTGTTCTGACTTTCCTTCCTGAAATAATCGATCGGCTATCTCAAGCATTTCATCCTGAGCCTTCAGCGCGCCTTGCTTTTGTTGATCGTCCATAAAATACTCCTTTGATCTCTTTCTCTTGTCCATCTATGTAGTATACATTCTATTATGAGTTAAGATCAATGATCCGGGACAAGGGGTCAGGTCCCTAGGCCCGCGGGACAAGGAACCTGTCCCTCATGTCCCAGCCCCGCTCCTTTACATCTCTATCCATCTCATATAGTATCAAAGATGAAATTTGTTAATAGTATAAATTTTCAGTTAAAAAAGCAAGAAATTATACATAATCTTTCAGAGGTGATCATAATGAGGTTAATTAAAAACGGCACAATCATCGTAGGAAACGGCGAAACCCTTACAAATGCGAGCGTACTCATTAAAGATGGAAAAGTAAAGCAAATTGGAGAGGTAACGCTAAACGAGGAGCCTGAACAAGTGATCGATGCAACCGGCCACTATATCACACCAGGCCTTATTGATGTACACACGCACCTGGGAGTACATGAGGAAGGGATCGGCCAACCGGGGCAAGATTTTAACGAAACAAGCAGCCCTATTACGCCGGAAATTCGTGCACTTGATGGGATTAATCCTCGTGATAAAGGATTTGAAGATGCACGAAAAGCTGGCGTTACAACGGTTCAAGTGTTGCCAGGCAGCGCGAATGTGATCGGCGGTGAGATGGTGACGCTTAAGACAAGCGGGTCCGTCGTCGATGAGATGGTGCTTCGTAGTCCTTCTGGCATGAAAGCTGCTTTCGGTGAGAACCCGAAACGCCTTCATGGGACAAAAGGCCGAGCGCCCGTCACTCGTATGGGAATCGCAGCGATGTTCCGCCAGCAGTTGAGAAAAGCACAGCAATACAAAGAAAAGCTCGAGCGCGGAGAGAACGTGGAGGACAACCTAGGACTTGAAAACTTAGTCAAAGTTCTAAACAAAGAGATCCCCCTTCGCGCCCACGCGCACCGTGCGGATGATATTGTGACTCTTCTTAGACTGGCGAAGGAGTTCGATCTAAACATCAGTATCGAGCATTGCACAGAAGGTCATCAAATCCCAGATTACATTGCCCAATTCAACTTCCCAGCAGCCGTCGGACCGACCATGTCCACGCGCTCAAAGGTAGAATTAAGCGATAAAGGATGGGAAACAGCAGGCATCCTGAACCAGGCAGGTGTGTCTATATCGATCACAACCGATCACCCTGTCGTTGGCATTGAGTACTTGCGCATGAGTGCTATTCAGGCCAGAAATCATGGGTTAGAGGAAAAGGATGCATGGAAAGCCATTACGGTTAATGCGGCTAAGCATTTAGGTGTCGAGGAGCGCGTCGGGTCTTTAGAAGTAGGGAAAGATGCGGATGTTGTGATTTGGAATGAGGATCCGTTTGATGGTAGTAGTTATGTGTTGAAGACGTTTGTTGATGGGGAAGAGGTTTATTCGTTAGGTTAGATCTCAATAAATTAGAGGCGTTTAACTAAATTAGTTAAGCGCCTCTTTTTGATTTATCGGTACCTATCTGCTTGTCTCATTTGCAGTAGTTTCTCCCTTTAACATCAAATACTCTTCTTTTAATTGATTAAACTCTTTCCTATAATGCTCGGTTAATTCTTCGCCTAAGCGCCTTCTCCCTCTCTCAATAACATTCCAAATGGAACGAACAATCTGACCCGATTCTTCGTGTACACCATATTCAATGTCATCATCAATTAGTAGATAAAATTCTAGCAAACGACAATGCCCCTCGTACTTTAATGCAGTCTCTTTAATATTGCTATCAATAGAAAGTTTGCAATCGATCCAAATATCATCATTGATAACGATATCAGGACGAAGAAAATGTGTGTTGGAGTCATGTCCTTTCACAGGGATCGACACTTGAAAATCGATTGCTTTATGCTGGTTAATCATAAGCAGCACTTCTTTCACTTTGGATTCAAAACGAACCCCTAATTGAGCGAAGGCGTGGAGGTTTTGGTTACTCTTCTTTCTTCCTGATGCAGGTTTCTTCGTTTTCGTAACCGACTTCTTCCTAATGCCCACGTATTTCCGAAAGGCAGCCAATTCCTTTGGATGATACTTCTGAAATGTTTCCAAGATAAATTTGTTCGCTGCAGGGCTAAATGAGCCGAATTTCGTATGATGATCTTGTTCTAAGAAATCAATGTATAGCTCTTTCGCACGCTGAAGTTTTTCATGTCTTGTTATTCGTTCGCGGTCAAAATAATTGATCTTTTCAGGTTTGCTCATATAGGCCCCTCCTTCTAAAGACTTCGATTCATATAGTATAACAGGTACGGCCCTTGCCCTTCATTTTCAAATTTTTACACGAATCATCCAGTCGCCTTTTCTAATATAGGAAGACAGATTAAATTACAACGACTTCACCCAAAAGACCTACTCTCTTCACCCTTTATAGGAACCGATCCTTAAGACTTTATGACCTAGTAAACAACTCAGAATAAATGGTAAGCTACTCGAATGCCCTGAATAGATTGGTAAAACTTTCATTCACCGCATTTAATAATTACCATTACGGGATACGTTCCCAAACGGCCAACAGAACCTTTCTTGTTGAATGGCTCTGTCTGACCTCTAGTGAGAATGACACAACAAACACCCAGATGAACTAGAGTTAGGAGAGATAACATGGAAACTTTATACTACGGTGGCGACATTATTACGATGGAGCAGGAAAATGAAGAAGTAGAAGCTGTTTTAGTGAGAGATGGGAAGATTCAACAGAAAGGATCGAAGCTTGAGCTTGAAGCACAAGCGAGCGAAGGCGTTCAACGGATCGACCTAGAAGGGAAGACACTAATGCCTTCCTTTATCGATCCACATGGGCACATTTCATTCGTTGGACCGGTTGAGCAGATGGCCAACCTTAGCGAGTGTACGAATTTTAAAGAGATACAAGAAACGTTAGAAACTTATATGACAGAAAACCATCACGATTCGAACTCACCTGTAATCGGATTTGGTTATGACCCCACACGGTTAGAAGAACAACAGCATCCGACGAAGGAGATTCTAAATGCGGTCTCAACTGAGTCCCCTATTTTTATCTTACATGCTTCCGGGCATATGGGATGCGGCAATGATAGAATCCTAGATTTAGCCGGAATTGGTCAGGATACTCCAGATGAAGATGGAGGAACGATCGGACGGATTGAAGGCAGCCGTGAGCCGAACGGTTACTTAGAAGAAGGAGCGATGAAACCCGTTCAGAAGACCTTTTCTGGTAGAAATCTCGATTACTTTAAGATTGCCAAACAAGGCCAGGACGTCTATATCCGGAACGGTATTACAACGGTTCAGGACGGTGCTAGCTCCAGGCAAACCGTGCAGCTATTTCAAGCACTGGCTCAAGAGGAGAAACTTCAGATTGACGTCGTTTCTTACCCTACTATGGAAGGGGGCGGTCGGGACATCATGAAGGAGAATCCCGACTTTGCGAAAGTTTATCAGAACCGCTTTAAAATCGGTGGCTACAAAATCTTTCTCGACGGAAGCCCTCAAGGGAAAACGGCCTGGCTTACAGAGCCTTACGAAGGAGAAGAGAGTTACCGAGGATATCCGTGGTATACCGATGAGCAGGTAAAAGCTTATACGACCGAAGCCATAGAAGACGGCGCTCAACTCTTAACCCATTGTAACGGGGATGCGGCTGCAGATCAGCTTCTTACATCATACGAAAAAGCTTTAGAAGCATCCGACCGTTCTGATAAAAATGACCTCCGCCCAGTCATGATTCACTGTCAGACTGTACGGAATGATCAACTTGATCAGATGGCACGTATTCGGATGATCCCATCGATCTTTATGGCTCATACGTACTATTGGGGAGATGTGCACCTGAAGAATCTAGGGGACCAACGAGGACGTCGCATCAGCCCGGCCCGCTCCGCTTTGGACCGCGGTTTGTGTGTGAACTTCCACCAGGATCCCCCTGTCCTCAAGCCTGACATGCTTCATACAATCTGGTGTGCCGTGAACCGCCAGACAAGATCCGGTGCATCGATTGGGCCTGAGGAGCGTGTGAGTGTATATGAAGCCCTGCAAGCTGTGACGATTAATGCTGCTTATCAATATCGTGAGGAAGATGAGAAAGGGAGTATTACGGAAGGGAAACTGGCTGACTTGGTTGTGTTAGATCAGAATCCTTTGAAGGTTGATCCTTTTTCTATACGTGATATTCAGGTTTTAGAGACGATTAAGGAAGGTGAAAGTATCTACCGGGTTTAACGGGACAGGAGGGACAGGTTCATTGTCCCGCGGGCCTGGGGACCTGGTACCGTGTCCCACACCTGTGACCATAAAAAAACCTTCTTGATCAAACGTTTGATCAAGAAGGTTTTTTTTGTCTATATTAAGGGAGGATCGTTCCCCAGCCCTACCTCTCAAAAATAGTCCCCTCAATCCTCTCACCCAAATGGCGTCCAGGTTGGTCAGGAAGACATAAAATGCGATGCCCAACGGCTAAATCCTGAACAGAGAGTTCCCCTTCACTTTCCTCACGAATAAACACACTTGAAGAGTTCTGAAGAGTAGCAGAGATCGTGCCGTCACCGGTTTCACACTCAACCCTGATGAAAGGTCGCTTCTCAATCTTGACTCGCCCGACGTACCGCTCTCGTTCTTCTTCAAGGTCAAAAAGCTTAATTGCCTCACCAGGATTGATTTCATGAAGATAAAGTGTTCGATCTCCTTGATGCAAATACTGATGAAAGGCTCCACAGTTAATTCTGAAGGGTCTTGCTGGATAATCCCCTGTTTCCCGGTTCTCCGAGAGAATGTGCACATATCCATGCCCGGTGTTGCCTACGAATAGACCTTCTGATGGGGCCAAAATATCAGCGAAATCTAAACATACCCTCATACCTTCTCCTACTTCTACGATCTTTGTTACTTTATAATACGCCGTTTGTTTCTGCATTTACGTACTCCTTTTATATGGCTTTTTATAACACTCAACGAGGTCCGCCCTCTATCATTCAAAAGAGGGGAAACAGAAGAACCTCTACCATGTCTTTCCCTCCATTAAATATTAAAAAAGCACTGACTCTTCCTATACACCTCAGTCTATCATCTCGTTAGGAACTTTGAGAAAAGATGCTCTGTGTCTGTTGCCAGCTCCCCTCAAAACAATACCTCATCAAAAAAAGAAGCATAGGAATTTCCCCACGCTTCTGTTAAGCTCTTTCTAATAAATTTCTATCTTGAGCTAGTTCAAATAGCTTCTTAACTTCTTTC
The nucleotide sequence above comes from Pontibacillus chungwhensis. Encoded proteins:
- a CDS encoding CAP domain-containing protein, which codes for MRAFSKYGILLSIIVMVTIFLSAERSYAASSFKEFDSVSEVNPYKEWTVEFNTKLLQSSTNHVVVKNADGEDMDVHVSVNSTKKSIKVEPPIAGYVNGETYTLIIGREVKSVDNKQLNNEVRMKFTILGAHDPSLVNTKKEVMTKWDLYKPTYEGNPFVKDPSIRAPYTTGELKQGFLQDGVNMTNFVRYLSGLPDDIELNSSLNEQGQYGAVVTAANGYLNHHPTKPTDMDKDFYEIGYKSTSSSNLSQQYTKEDFTSSYEIDGAVQKGTIASSVYSYMMDESRSNIDRVGHRRWILNPQLKDVGFGYALNKKLGNYYNYTFSTMQVFDKSREEEVDYDYIGWPGVNRYFPAEFFPSDTPWSVSLNPYLYQIPELTEVNVEIKSLADGKTHKLNTQDTPMNTDGRDVLGEYFNINNQWYGIPYCIVFRPDPDQINLYNGVYEVTVEGLKDRNGNETSLQYKVNFFDLLN
- a CDS encoding SE1832 family protein, with amino-acid sequence MTKKEIEDQIAAVKSDYVRLQGDLEKMESIGGRTENVEKQLVRLEEELASLNDQLAKV
- a CDS encoding SDR family oxidoreductase is translated as MLKLREKVVLITGAGSGLGEATAIQVAREGAKLSLVDVNGESLEKVKKRVQEVAETEILLITADVSDEEAVKNYVHKTKEHFGRIDGFFNNAGIEGKQNLTEDYGSDEFHKVVGINLNGVFYGMKYVLEVMKEQGSGSIVNTASVGGIRGVGNQSGYAASKHGVVGLTRNSGVEYGQYGVSIKAIAPGAIMTPMVEGSLKQLGGDQWEEAGEEFVKSNPMKRFGKPEEVGNLVSFLLSDEAQFINAAVIPIDGGQSYQY
- a CDS encoding YbaN family protein: MKKLKNLLFALLGILSLGIGIAGTILPVLPGGPFYLFAAFCFSKSSKRVENWFKNTTVYQKYVLAFLQKKGMKKKEKIRINIIADTFIVASLFFVDILLVQILIVALALYKHYYFIYKIETIK
- a CDS encoding amidohydrolase — protein: MRLIKNGTIIVGNGETLTNASVLIKDGKVKQIGEVTLNEEPEQVIDATGHYITPGLIDVHTHLGVHEEGIGQPGQDFNETSSPITPEIRALDGINPRDKGFEDARKAGVTTVQVLPGSANVIGGEMVTLKTSGSVVDEMVLRSPSGMKAAFGENPKRLHGTKGRAPVTRMGIAAMFRQQLRKAQQYKEKLERGENVEDNLGLENLVKVLNKEIPLRAHAHRADDIVTLLRLAKEFDLNISIEHCTEGHQIPDYIAQFNFPAAVGPTMSTRSKVELSDKGWETAGILNQAGVSISITTDHPVVGIEYLRMSAIQARNHGLEEKDAWKAITVNAAKHLGVEERVGSLEVGKDADVVIWNEDPFDGSSYVLKTFVDGEEVYSLG
- a CDS encoding amidohydrolase translates to METLYYGGDIITMEQENEEVEAVLVRDGKIQQKGSKLELEAQASEGVQRIDLEGKTLMPSFIDPHGHISFVGPVEQMANLSECTNFKEIQETLETYMTENHHDSNSPVIGFGYDPTRLEEQQHPTKEILNAVSTESPIFILHASGHMGCGNDRILDLAGIGQDTPDEDGGTIGRIEGSREPNGYLEEGAMKPVQKTFSGRNLDYFKIAKQGQDVYIRNGITTVQDGASSRQTVQLFQALAQEEKLQIDVVSYPTMEGGGRDIMKENPDFAKVYQNRFKIGGYKIFLDGSPQGKTAWLTEPYEGEESYRGYPWYTDEQVKAYTTEAIEDGAQLLTHCNGDAAADQLLTSYEKALEASDRSDKNDLRPVMIHCQTVRNDQLDQMARIRMIPSIFMAHTYYWGDVHLKNLGDQRGRRISPARSALDRGLCVNFHQDPPVLKPDMLHTIWCAVNRQTRSGASIGPEERVSVYEALQAVTINAAYQYREEDEKGSITEGKLADLVVLDQNPLKVDPFSIRDIQVLETIKEGESIYRV
- a CDS encoding 3-dehydroquinate synthase II; this translates as MQKQTAYYKVTKIVEVGEGMRVCLDFADILAPSEGLFVGNTGHGYVHILSENRETGDYPARPFRINCGAFHQYLHQGDRTLYLHEINPGEAIKLFDLEEERERYVGRVKIEKRPFIRVECETGDGTISATLQNSSSVFIREESEGELSVQDLAVGHRILCLPDQPGRHLGERIEGTIFER